A genomic window from Candidatus Omnitrophota bacterium includes:
- a CDS encoding ABC transporter ATP-binding protein: MLQVANLVSCIGRVEIIKGVSFHVREKEIVTLIGANGAGKSTLLNTIAGLIPPRQGEIRFDGRNIARLSPMQTVQRGASLVPEGRQLFASLSVMDNLLLGSYHYHNNSRTAKERFNERLAFVFDLFPLLKEREEQLAGTLSGGEQQMLAIARSLMSDPKMILLDEPSMGLAPRIVEEIFQTIDLLRRQGLTVLLVEQNARMALDLADRGYVIETGLVVMEGDCRDLKQNREIERAYLGKGYQEIWE; the protein is encoded by the coding sequence GTGCTGCAAGTGGCCAATCTCGTCAGCTGCATTGGGCGCGTGGAGATCATCAAGGGCGTCTCCTTTCACGTGCGAGAAAAGGAAATCGTTACTCTCATCGGCGCCAACGGGGCGGGGAAGAGCACGCTTCTCAACACCATCGCGGGATTGATCCCGCCGAGGCAAGGCGAAATCCGTTTCGACGGGCGCAACATCGCCCGTCTTTCCCCCATGCAGACGGTGCAGCGCGGCGCGTCGCTCGTGCCGGAAGGAAGGCAATTGTTCGCTTCGCTCTCCGTGATGGATAATTTGCTATTAGGTTCGTATCATTATCACAATAATAGCCGCACGGCCAAGGAACGGTTTAACGAACGCCTGGCTTTCGTTTTCGATTTGTTTCCTCTTCTCAAGGAACGGGAAGAACAGCTAGCGGGCACGTTGAGCGGCGGCGAACAACAGATGCTGGCTATTGCGCGCTCGCTGATGTCAGACCCGAAAATGATTCTCTTAGACGAACCTTCGATGGGCTTGGCGCCTCGAATCGTGGAGGAAATCTTTCAGACGATCGATCTTCTGCGCCGCCAGGGATTGACCGTTTTGCTCGTGGAGCAGAATGCGCGGATGGCGCTGGATTTGGCCGACCGGGGGTACGTCATCGAAACGGGATTGGTGGTCATGGAAGGCGATTGCCGGGACTTGAAGCAGAATCGCGAAATCGAACGCGCTTATTTAGGCAAGGGTTATCAAGAGATATGGGAATGA
- a CDS encoding phenylacetate--CoA ligase — MPILEIDRETMSREELEQLQLERLQAILNRVIRNVAFYRNWFSQEKILPSDLRSLGDLVRLPLIDRQTLAANHPYGMFAVPLREVVRLHPSAPGYGDPVVIGYTKKDVLVWTELKARSFAAAEMSPNDLVQVYLDYLLFPGAVVAHYGAEQLGACVTPLYNCPISDQIEIMRNYRTTVLICTPTRAIHIIRYMRERGVDPKSLFLHTVVLVGERLSQNVRKQIEENLQVNVFIQYGVPEICSPGVAYECGQKNGLHLNEDHFLAEIVHPETGERLPEGERGELVLTTLTKEAFPLIRYRTGDITCLYGEACACGRTFLRMESVASRTDDLLVVEGTEFLPSEIGHVLSRVEHVTANYSLTILREETTDRIELDVEVTPEIFQDRIKTLESLRGNIEEALFERLRIRPMVRLVEPMSLHGRERIIDKRNQNG; from the coding sequence ATGCCTATTCTGGAAATCGATCGTGAAACCATGAGCCGCGAGGAATTGGAGCAGCTGCAATTGGAGCGTTTGCAGGCCATCCTGAACCGGGTCATTCGCAACGTCGCTTTTTATCGGAATTGGTTCAGCCAAGAGAAAATTCTTCCCAGCGACTTACGTTCTCTCGGCGATTTGGTCAGGCTCCCTCTTATCGATCGTCAGACGTTGGCGGCGAATCATCCTTATGGCATGTTCGCCGTTCCCTTGCGCGAGGTAGTCCGGCTGCATCCCAGCGCGCCCGGCTATGGCGATCCGGTAGTGATCGGCTATACGAAAAAAGACGTGCTGGTTTGGACGGAATTAAAAGCGCGCAGTTTTGCGGCGGCGGAAATGTCGCCTAACGATCTGGTTCAAGTGTATCTCGATTACTTGTTATTCCCCGGCGCGGTGGTAGCTCATTACGGCGCCGAACAATTGGGCGCCTGCGTTACTCCTCTTTACAACTGCCCCATTTCCGATCAAATCGAGATCATGAGAAATTACCGCACGACGGTGCTCATCTGCACTCCCACCCGGGCGATTCATATTATTCGCTACATGCGCGAGCGCGGCGTCGATCCCAAATCGCTGTTCCTTCATACCGTCGTGCTCGTGGGCGAACGCCTTTCTCAGAACGTGCGCAAGCAGATTGAAGAGAATTTGCAGGTCAACGTTTTTATTCAATACGGCGTTCCCGAAATCTGTTCTCCCGGAGTTGCTTACGAATGCGGCCAAAAAAACGGCCTCCATCTCAACGAAGATCATTTCCTCGCCGAAATCGTCCATCCCGAAACCGGAGAGCGGCTGCCAGAAGGCGAACGGGGCGAACTGGTTCTGACGACGCTGACCAAAGAGGCCTTTCCCCTCATTCGATACCGCACCGGCGATATTACTTGCTTGTATGGGGAAGCGTGCGCTTGCGGGCGCACGTTTCTGAGAATGGAAAGCGTCGCGTCCCGCACCGACGATCTCCTAGTGGTGGAGGGGACGGAGTTTCTCCCCTCCGAAATCGGTCATGTCCTTTCGCGCGTCGAGCACGTTACGGCGAATTATTCTCTGACGATTCTGCGGGAAGAAACGACAGACCGCATCGAACTTGATGTCGAAGTGACGCCGGAAATTTTTCAGGATCGCATCAAGACGCTGGAATCGTTGCGCGGAAATATCGAAGAAGCATTATTCGAAAGATTGAGAATTCGCCCTATGGTCCGTTTGGTGGAACCCATGAGTCTGCATGGCAGGGAACGAATTATCGATAAACGCAATCAGAATGGATAA
- a CDS encoding ROK family protein: MTRVAIGIDLGGTDIKAGLVAEDGTLLGRYKKATEAQVGGRKVVDRIGDLIQEILDSKEMEGRRGDLLGIGVGSPGLIDHEKGAITRPVNIPDWDYWINVREIFLERFGLHTWVDNDANVCALAEALFGAGRGKKVVLVLTLGTGVGGGIVSEGKVYHGFCGFGGELGHILVHVGGNVCCCGNEGCLEAYTSANAIGKYASERIRVEHVPSLLKEMADSEGKVTAKMVHEAALKGDEVALSAIARAGKYLGIGLATFIVCFNPEIICIGGGASNMGDMLFDHARREIAWRVFFHSHYATPIVRAQLGEEAGTVGAAGLAFS; encoded by the coding sequence ATGACTCGGGTAGCTATCGGCATCGATCTTGGAGGAACGGATATTAAAGCGGGCTTGGTCGCGGAAGACGGAACCCTTTTAGGACGCTATAAAAAAGCGACGGAAGCGCAAGTGGGCGGGCGCAAAGTCGTAGACCGCATCGGCGATTTGATTCAGGAAATACTCGATTCGAAGGAGATGGAGGGAAGACGAGGCGATTTGCTGGGCATCGGCGTCGGCAGCCCCGGCTTGATCGATCACGAGAAGGGCGCCATTACCCGCCCCGTCAATATTCCCGATTGGGACTATTGGATCAATGTGCGGGAAATTTTCCTGGAACGCTTCGGTCTCCACACGTGGGTGGATAACGACGCCAACGTCTGCGCCTTGGCGGAGGCGTTGTTCGGCGCGGGACGGGGTAAAAAAGTAGTGTTGGTGCTTACTCTGGGCACGGGCGTAGGCGGCGGCATCGTCAGCGAAGGCAAAGTATATCACGGTTTTTGCGGCTTCGGGGGGGAGTTGGGCCATATTCTCGTCCATGTAGGGGGCAACGTCTGCTGCTGCGGCAATGAAGGCTGCCTGGAGGCCTATACATCCGCCAACGCCATTGGGAAATACGCCTCGGAGCGCATTCGCGTCGAACATGTTCCCTCGCTGCTAAAAGAAATGGCGGATTCCGAAGGGAAAGTTACGGCGAAAATGGTGCATGAAGCGGCCTTGAAAGGGGACGAAGTGGCGTTGAGCGCCATCGCGCGCGCGGGCAAATATCTCGGCATCGGCCTCGCTACGTTTATCGTATGCTTCAATCCGGAAATCATCTGCATTGGGGGCGGCGCTTCGAATATGGGGGATATGCTGTTCGATCATGCGCGGCGCGAAATCGCCTGGCGCGTGTTTTTCCATTCCCACTACGCAACGCCGATCGTGCGAGCGCAGCTGGGGGAAGAGGCGGGAACCGTCGGCGCGGCGGGATTGGCCTTTTCTTGA
- a CDS encoding branched-chain amino acid ABC transporter permease, with translation MSLSNQIIQYLVTGVSIGGIYAMVAIGFNIIYNATGIINFAQGEFVMLGGLVMVTLTNTLGLPMYIGFFLAAFLVAAIGGIFERLAINPMRNASVLTLIIVTIGGSIVLKGIAMFVWGKETFFLPHFSGEQPIRLPGGATILPQTLWILGVTFITVILLTAFFRYTLAGKAMRACADNRVSAALVGIDAGRMVFFSFVLSAGIGAVAGIIITPIALMDYDRGFGLALKGFAAAVLGGLGNSAGAVIAGFMIGILESLGAGLISSGYKDAIALFVLLLILFVRPSGILGSAETAKLKKF, from the coding sequence ATCAGCCTATCTAACCAGATTATTCAATATCTTGTAACCGGCGTCAGCATCGGCGGCATCTACGCTATGGTCGCCATCGGCTTCAACATCATTTATAACGCCACCGGCATCATCAATTTCGCCCAAGGCGAATTCGTCATGCTGGGCGGACTAGTCATGGTCACCCTTACTAACACGCTGGGCCTTCCTATGTATATCGGTTTCTTTTTGGCCGCTTTCCTGGTAGCCGCCATTGGGGGGATTTTCGAGCGCCTGGCGATCAATCCCATGCGCAACGCCAGCGTCTTGACGTTGATTATCGTTACGATCGGCGGTTCCATCGTTCTTAAGGGAATCGCCATGTTCGTTTGGGGAAAAGAGACTTTCTTTCTGCCGCATTTTTCCGGCGAACAACCGATTCGTTTGCCCGGCGGGGCGACTATCTTGCCGCAAACGTTATGGATTTTAGGCGTCACGTTCATTACGGTGATTCTGCTTACGGCGTTCTTTCGCTATACTCTGGCGGGAAAAGCCATGCGCGCCTGCGCGGACAACCGCGTTTCCGCCGCTCTCGTGGGCATCGACGCCGGGCGTATGGTCTTTTTCTCCTTCGTTTTGAGCGCCGGAATCGGGGCCGTCGCGGGAATCATTATTACGCCCATCGCCCTGATGGATTACGATCGCGGCTTCGGCCTCGCTTTGAAGGGATTCGCCGCCGCCGTGCTGGGAGGATTGGGCAACAGCGCGGGGGCCGTTATCGCCGGATTCATGATCGGTATTCTGGAATCTTTGGGCGCTGGATTGATCTCTTCCGGCTATAAGGACGCCATCGCTTTATTCGTGTTGCTGCTGATTCTCTTCGTCCGTCCCAGCGGGATTCTTGGCAGCGCCGAGACGGCGAAATTGAAGAAATTTTAA
- a CDS encoding ABC transporter ATP-binding protein, with product MADALLSLANVTRRFGGLTAVSGVSFDVAPGCIKGIIGPNGAGKTTIFNLISSVIPPSAGTISLLGRSLFGKKPHIVAFLGISRTFQTAQIFPNMTILENVMAGRHCRTKTGLLRAAFKTPFARAEERRAAEEAREWLAFAGVIGHYDSLPGDLPFVIQRKTEIARALATEPKLILLDEPAAGLNIRETEDMGDLIRKIRQAGITVLVIEHDMSLVMNICDEICVLNHGAKIAEGAPRDIRNNPDVIAAYLGKEKT from the coding sequence ATGGCGGATGCGCTTCTATCCCTTGCGAACGTAACGCGGCGCTTTGGCGGCTTGACGGCCGTATCGGGAGTGAGTTTCGACGTCGCTCCCGGCTGCATTAAGGGCATCATCGGTCCCAACGGCGCGGGAAAAACGACAATATTCAATCTTATCAGTTCCGTGATTCCGCCCAGCGCCGGGACGATTTCGTTATTGGGACGAAGTCTGTTTGGAAAGAAGCCTCATATTGTCGCTTTCCTGGGAATTTCCCGCACTTTTCAAACAGCGCAGATTTTTCCCAACATGACAATTCTCGAAAACGTCATGGCGGGACGCCATTGCCGGACGAAGACGGGATTGTTGCGAGCCGCCTTCAAAACGCCGTTCGCCCGCGCCGAGGAGCGGCGCGCCGCCGAGGAAGCGCGGGAATGGCTTGCGTTCGCCGGCGTGATCGGCCATTACGACTCGCTGCCAGGCGATCTTCCTTTCGTAATCCAACGCAAAACGGAAATCGCCCGCGCTTTGGCCACAGAGCCGAAATTGATCCTGCTGGACGAACCCGCCGCCGGACTCAATATCCGCGAGACGGAGGACATGGGCGATCTGATCCGCAAGATTCGCCAGGCGGGAATAACGGTACTGGTCATCGAACACGATATGTCGTTAGTGATGAATATCTGCGATGAAATCTGCGTTTTGAATCACGGAGCGAAGATTGCCGAAGGCGCGCCGCGCGATATTCGGAACAATCCGGACGTCATCGCCGCCTACCTGGGAAAGGAGAAAACCTAG
- a CDS encoding ABC transporter substrate-binding protein, whose protein sequence is MMKKGLIPLLLIVLLFAAGCGHHGEETEVAVKAEKEAPAPETVKEEPAAETGPIKIGAIFGITGPASKLGEPERNTVEMLVEKINASGGVNGRTLEVIIEDTEGAEQKAVEAVNKLLEKDGVCAIIGPTRSGPSMAVIPIMQKNETPLISCAAADSIVEPIAERKWIFKTPQKNSSTAIQIFNHMKTAGITKVAIITGTTGFGKEGRDQLLRLAPTMGITIVADETYNPPDTDMTAQLTKIKGTDAQAVINWSIVPGQSIVPKNMKQLGMTIPLYQSHGFGNIAFANAAGDAAEGIIFPAGALLVADQLPETYPRKAFLLEYKKDYEAKYGGEVSTFGGHAYDALMLLVEAIKTVGTDKAAIRDQLEKIQNFVGTAGVFNMTPEDHTGLGDDAFELITVKGGKFVLLQ, encoded by the coding sequence ATGATGAAAAAGGGTTTGATTCCACTATTATTAATCGTCTTATTGTTCGCCGCCGGCTGCGGGCATCACGGGGAAGAGACGGAAGTAGCCGTCAAGGCGGAAAAAGAAGCGCCGGCGCCGGAAACGGTCAAAGAAGAACCGGCCGCCGAAACGGGGCCGATTAAGATCGGCGCCATTTTCGGAATTACGGGACCGGCTTCGAAGCTGGGCGAACCGGAGCGGAATACCGTCGAGATGCTGGTGGAAAAGATCAACGCCAGCGGCGGCGTGAACGGCCGGACTTTGGAAGTCATCATCGAAGACACCGAAGGCGCCGAACAAAAAGCCGTGGAAGCCGTTAATAAACTGCTCGAAAAGGACGGCGTTTGCGCCATCATCGGTCCTACGCGCAGCGGTCCCAGCATGGCGGTCATCCCGATTATGCAGAAAAACGAAACGCCGCTCATTTCCTGCGCCGCCGCCGATTCCATCGTCGAACCGATTGCGGAAAGGAAATGGATTTTCAAGACGCCGCAAAAGAACAGTTCCACCGCCATTCAGATTTTCAATCACATGAAAACGGCGGGTATTACGAAAGTGGCCATTATCACGGGAACCACCGGCTTCGGCAAGGAAGGCCGCGACCAACTATTGCGGCTGGCGCCGACGATGGGCATTACTATCGTCGCCGATGAAACGTACAATCCTCCCGATACGGATATGACGGCTCAGTTAACGAAGATTAAAGGAACCGACGCGCAAGCCGTCATCAACTGGTCTATCGTTCCAGGCCAGAGCATCGTGCCGAAGAACATGAAGCAGCTGGGCATGACGATTCCGCTATATCAAAGCCACGGTTTCGGCAATATCGCTTTCGCGAATGCGGCGGGAGATGCGGCGGAAGGAATCATCTTCCCCGCCGGCGCTTTGCTGGTTGCGGATCAACTGCCGGAAACGTATCCGCGCAAAGCGTTTCTTTTGGAGTATAAGAAGGATTACGAAGCCAAGTACGGCGGCGAAGTGAGCACGTTCGGCGGCCATGCTTATGATGCTCTGATGCTACTCGTGGAAGCGATCAAAACAGTGGGAACGGATAAAGCGGCTATTCGCGATCAATTGGAAAAAATCCAAAACTTCGTAGGAACCGCCGGCGTCTTCAACATGACTCCTGAAGATCATACGGGGCTAGGCGACGACGCATTCGAATTGATTACCGTGAAAGGCGGCAAGTTCGTTTTACTGCAATAG
- a CDS encoding branched-chain amino acid ABC transporter permease — protein MGKHNILSLLFFAAVIAAIPLLIQLKLVNSYWLTILIFVGIDSLVTIGLSLLMGYAGQISLGHGAFIGLGAYASGLMTTQLGWNPWLAMILALLLTSAVALLIGIPSLRLHGHYLAMATLAFGEIVVIALTAEINLTGGPSGFGEIPNLSLGFIRLDTNLKYYVFVWTAAACVMILALNIIHSRVGRALRSIHGGELAANAMGVDATIYKIQVFVLSAALASLAGSFYAHYVTFISPQCCSLKVSVMLVVMVAVGGMNSLWGAVLGAFLMRVLPQYLRVFKDYDILIYGLVLMVIMIFSPGGIFGALQSAVARLRSGIDSIRREAA, from the coding sequence ATGGGGAAACATAATATTTTATCGTTATTGTTTTTTGCGGCCGTTATCGCCGCCATACCGCTTTTGATCCAATTGAAACTCGTCAACTCTTATTGGCTGACCATATTGATTTTCGTAGGCATTGACAGCCTGGTGACCATTGGATTAAGCCTGTTGATGGGATACGCCGGTCAAATTTCCTTGGGCCACGGCGCTTTTATCGGGCTGGGCGCTTATGCTTCCGGCTTGATGACGACTCAGCTGGGATGGAATCCTTGGCTGGCCATGATCCTCGCTTTGCTGCTGACGAGCGCCGTCGCTTTATTGATCGGCATTCCCTCGCTTCGTCTTCATGGACATTATCTGGCGATGGCTACGCTCGCTTTTGGCGAAATCGTCGTTATCGCGTTAACGGCGGAGATCAACCTTACGGGAGGGCCTTCCGGATTCGGCGAAATTCCCAATCTCTCGCTCGGCTTTATTCGTCTCGACACGAATTTGAAATATTACGTCTTCGTGTGGACGGCGGCGGCGTGCGTCATGATCCTGGCGTTGAATATCATCCATTCGCGAGTGGGAAGAGCGCTGCGTTCCATCCACGGCGGAGAATTAGCCGCCAACGCGATGGGAGTGGATGCGACGATCTACAAAATCCAAGTCTTCGTTCTGAGCGCCGCCTTGGCGTCGCTGGCGGGCAGTTTTTATGCTCATTACGTAACGTTTATCAGTCCCCAATGCTGCTCGCTGAAAGTATCCGTCATGCTGGTCGTCATGGTCGCCGTGGGGGGAATGAACAGCCTATGGGGCGCGGTTCTCGGCGCCTTTCTAATGAGAGTATTGCCGCAGTATTTGCGCGTATTCAAGGATTACGACATATTAATTTACGGGCTGGTTCTTATGGTGATTATGATCTTTTCCCCGGGCGGGATTTTCGGCGCGCTGCAATCGGCCGTCGCGCGGTTGCGCAGCGGGATCGATTCCATTCGGAGAGAGGCCGCTTGA
- a CDS encoding alginate export family protein: MIRRPLIQTIPFALCFVLLGFVPLQAAENTGDLEQRVKQLEQQLTELKTLLQAEKEEEEKEKAAEAAKPAEPEKPAGMTLLGKGTLQVGGDIRFRPEYFDNVWDYNDDGATEDSREVIRFRPRVFLDWKPADNMEAYIRMTKEWVYGQDNEHFGYDVEGKDAMFDNAWGEWKDIYGSGVNLRIGRQDLIYGEGFVVLDGTPQDGSQTISFDAAKLTVNHDLGATDLLFAKMVELNSQLADDEDLYGIYNKLTFDQVEGLGLEPYFLSRSKRARANITGAPGTVSYPFSPYDPSPREQTYLVGMRATYKTDIATDVTLALAAEGGKEFGQVEFTGSPVLDYANLAATSSGYSRNAANDVDRDAWGGYINGTLTFNAVPWKPSFKAGVTYFSGDDPSTEDYEGWDDFYAQWPKYSELYVYTLYDGFKFATRGNDPEVGMWSNMIIPEAMITVKPTDRLTQSLRYLYYLAEESIGPGGGDERGHNLQWLTQYVFTDNLSGHFLGEWFAPGDFYGPDADDAFYARIELMYKF, from the coding sequence ATGATTAGACGTCCTCTTATTCAGACGATTCCATTCGCTCTCTGTTTTGTCTTGTTGGGTTTCGTCCCATTGCAAGCGGCGGAGAATACGGGCGACCTCGAACAGCGGGTAAAACAACTCGAACAGCAGCTAACCGAACTTAAAACTTTGTTGCAAGCGGAAAAAGAAGAAGAAGAAAAAGAAAAAGCGGCGGAGGCGGCCAAACCCGCCGAACCGGAAAAACCGGCCGGCATGACACTGCTGGGCAAAGGCACGTTGCAAGTGGGCGGAGATATACGCTTCCGTCCCGAATATTTCGACAATGTGTGGGATTATAACGATGATGGCGCTACCGAAGATTCGCGCGAAGTCATCCGTTTCCGCCCCCGCGTCTTCTTGGACTGGAAGCCAGCGGACAATATGGAAGCCTATATCCGCATGACCAAGGAATGGGTCTACGGCCAGGACAATGAGCACTTTGGATACGACGTCGAAGGCAAAGACGCCATGTTCGACAACGCCTGGGGCGAATGGAAAGATATTTACGGCTCTGGCGTCAATCTCCGCATAGGCCGTCAGGACCTGATTTACGGCGAAGGCTTCGTCGTTTTGGACGGCACGCCCCAAGATGGATCGCAGACCATCTCTTTTGACGCCGCCAAATTGACGGTGAATCACGATTTGGGCGCCACCGATCTTCTTTTCGCCAAAATGGTGGAATTGAATTCCCAACTCGCCGATGATGAAGACCTTTATGGAATTTACAACAAATTAACGTTCGATCAGGTCGAAGGACTTGGGCTTGAACCTTACTTCTTGTCTCGAAGCAAAAGAGCCCGCGCGAATATTACCGGCGCTCCCGGTACGGTTTCTTATCCTTTCAGCCCTTACGATCCATCGCCCAGAGAACAAACATATCTCGTCGGTATGAGAGCGACTTACAAAACCGATATCGCGACCGACGTAACGCTGGCGCTGGCGGCGGAAGGCGGCAAGGAATTCGGTCAGGTTGAATTCACGGGTTCGCCGGTTTTGGATTATGCGAATCTGGCAGCTACGTCTTCGGGATATAGCCGCAACGCCGCTAATGACGTCGATCGAGACGCTTGGGGCGGGTACATCAATGGAACGCTGACATTCAACGCCGTTCCGTGGAAACCCAGTTTCAAAGCGGGCGTAACCTATTTCTCCGGCGACGATCCCTCAACGGAAGATTACGAAGGCTGGGACGATTTTTACGCCCAATGGCCCAAATACAGCGAACTGTACGTCTATACTCTTTACGACGGCTTCAAGTTCGCCACGCGCGGCAACGATCCCGAAGTGGGAATGTGGTCGAACATGATTATTCCCGAAGCGATGATTACCGTGAAACCTACGGATCGATTGACGCAGTCTTTGCGTTATCTCTACTACCTGGCGGAAGAGAGCATTGGCCCCGGCGGCGGAGACGAACGCGGTCACAACTTGCAATGGCTTACGCAATATGTCTTCACCGACAATTTGAGCGGCCATTTCCTTGGGGAATGGTTTGCGCCGGGAGATTTTTACGGTCCCGATGCGGATGATGCTTTCTATGCGCGCATCGAGTTGATGTACAAGTTCTAA